The following are from one region of the Carnobacterium gallinarum DSM 4847 genome:
- a CDS encoding SpaA isopeptide-forming pilin-related protein, translating into MNKTHLKVTTLIGLLTIIVAFFIAPITSFAATVNYDKIADYVSTWHVKSLGGLHWTDDGIYMIKADNQPAFCIDHGTLLNGGSGFNPSELTIPEKEALSLIAYYGYQMNPTTENYGITQNIIWETLGDELLTTNLPDYDSRKTEIMNQVTSHQTKPSFNDNSITLNVGESITLTDNNNVLEKYTNQVANTANLTVDKNGNTLKLTATDASKETGTLQYSIAKDDSVGQSFVYAKPGEQNIATFKLADAGSFNLDIKVNLNGNIQAKKVDADTGKPLANAKLKFEYSGLTKVYDTGKDGLATITDIKAGTEVKITEITAPNGYVNAGELKTVIVKPNQTIEVVLNNQAQLGTAHLSKTGQVPIDATKTGSDFGDLYSFVYDYKPLADVTYDIKATENILTPDGTVRVKKGETAATVTTNENGEWLSPNLFLGKYEAIETKAPNGYILNSTPIPFELTYAGQDIPLTSTSLPTATNDFQKIKLQVFKNQESLIDWKDNQPVLETIKGNNKIFGLFIRDEYKLSETVKIPKDSLLGLSTVKDGIASFDLKIPNGKYYLKELDSGIIHEPSDKEYDFEFKAMDNSEIFPIDVYQNIIAQGKQTLTKIVKTPILNKLHLNKFTIKKLNETATLKEKDGYQFAFDGSGKEATFTLEDENKTVIQTVKIDEHSLGTFENIPVGTYYLKEKATSSDDFILNTETIRIESTLEDIKAYDEKDKLLGESSATNKEPTILFELNNQLKKGTAELTKKDISTGELLPNTGIQILDKDKKIIVEGKTNHSGIFTFKQLPKGTYYFQEYQAPQGYELNETPIQFEIKEDGQIVKSEMTNQKVAVPKEVASFPQTGESKTTLLSILGMLLIGLVLAVTFYYRKKKS; encoded by the coding sequence ATGAATAAAACACACCTCAAAGTAACGACTCTGATTGGGTTACTAACCATCATCGTTGCTTTTTTTATTGCCCCAATAACAAGTTTTGCAGCTACCGTAAACTACGATAAAATCGCTGATTATGTTTCCACTTGGCATGTAAAATCATTAGGTGGCTTACATTGGACCGATGACGGCATATATATGATTAAAGCCGATAACCAACCTGCTTTCTGTATTGACCACGGAACACTTTTAAACGGTGGCTCTGGGTTTAATCCTTCTGAACTGACCATTCCTGAAAAGGAAGCATTATCTTTAATTGCTTATTACGGCTACCAAATGAACCCCACTACTGAAAATTACGGGATTACTCAAAATATCATTTGGGAAACATTAGGTGATGAATTACTCACAACAAACTTACCTGATTATGATAGTAGAAAAACTGAAATTATGAATCAAGTTACCAGTCATCAAACAAAGCCCTCTTTTAACGATAACTCCATTACGCTTAATGTTGGAGAATCTATTACTTTAACTGACAATAACAATGTCTTAGAAAAATACACCAATCAAGTAGCCAACACGGCTAACTTAACAGTTGATAAAAATGGAAACACCTTAAAATTAACTGCTACAGATGCCTCCAAAGAAACAGGTACCCTTCAATATTCCATTGCCAAAGATGATTCTGTTGGACAAAGTTTTGTCTATGCTAAACCCGGTGAACAGAATATTGCCACATTCAAACTAGCAGATGCGGGCTCATTTAATCTAGATATCAAAGTCAATCTAAATGGAAATATCCAAGCTAAGAAAGTGGATGCTGATACTGGGAAACCTTTGGCGAATGCTAAGTTAAAATTTGAATACAGTGGCTTAACTAAAGTCTACGATACTGGAAAAGATGGATTAGCTACGATTACAGATATTAAAGCAGGTACCGAAGTCAAAATCACCGAAATAACTGCTCCAAATGGTTATGTAAATGCTGGTGAGTTAAAAACCGTTATCGTTAAACCAAATCAAACCATTGAAGTTGTACTCAATAATCAAGCACAATTAGGAACTGCTCACCTTTCTAAAACAGGTCAAGTTCCCATTGATGCCACTAAAACTGGCTCTGATTTTGGCGACTTGTATTCTTTTGTTTACGACTACAAACCTCTAGCTGATGTCACCTATGATATTAAAGCTACCGAAAATATCCTTACTCCCGATGGCACAGTCCGAGTGAAAAAAGGAGAAACTGCAGCCACCGTTACGACCAATGAAAATGGCGAATGGCTATCTCCAAATCTATTTCTAGGTAAATATGAAGCCATTGAAACCAAAGCTCCTAATGGCTATATTCTCAATTCTACACCAATTCCTTTTGAACTAACCTATGCCGGGCAAGATATTCCTCTAACCTCTACTTCCCTTCCTACTGCCACAAATGATTTTCAAAAAATTAAACTACAAGTCTTTAAGAATCAAGAATCATTAATTGATTGGAAAGATAATCAACCTGTTCTTGAAACAATTAAAGGAAACAACAAAATATTTGGACTATTCATACGAGATGAGTATAAGTTGTCTGAAACGGTGAAGATTCCTAAAGATAGCTTGCTAGGTTTGTCTACTGTTAAAGATGGAATTGCTAGCTTTGATTTGAAAATTCCTAATGGCAAATACTACCTAAAAGAACTTGATTCTGGAATCATTCATGAACCAAGTGATAAAGAATATGACTTTGAATTTAAAGCAATGGATAATAGCGAAATCTTCCCCATTGATGTTTATCAAAATATCATTGCACAAGGAAAACAAACACTAACTAAAATAGTGAAAACACCTATTTTGAACAAACTTCATCTTAATAAATTTACAATCAAAAAGCTCAATGAAACAGCTACCTTAAAAGAAAAAGATGGCTATCAATTTGCATTTGATGGTTCTGGGAAAGAGGCTACATTTACCCTTGAAGATGAAAATAAGACCGTCATTCAGACTGTTAAAATTGATGAGCATTCATTAGGAACTTTTGAAAATATCCCAGTTGGCACCTATTATTTGAAAGAAAAAGCAACTTCCTCTGATGACTTTATTTTGAATACAGAAACAATCAGAATTGAATCTACTTTGGAGGACATTAAAGCCTATGATGAAAAAGATAAGTTGTTAGGTGAATCTTCTGCAACAAACAAAGAACCTACAATTTTATTTGAACTAAATAATCAGTTGAAAAAAGGAACAGCCGAATTAACTAAGAAAGATATTTCTACAGGTGAATTATTGCCAAATACTGGAATTCAAATTTTGGATAAAGATAAAAAGATTATTGTTGAAGGTAAAACAAATCATTCAGGTATTTTCACTTTTAAACAATTGCCTAAAGGAACTTATTATTTCCAAGAATATCAAGCACCTCAAGGATATGAATTAAATGAAACACCAATTCAATTTGAAATTAAAGAAGATGGTCAAATTGTAAAATCTGAAATGACAAATCAAAAAGTTGCCGTTCCCAAAGAAGTCGCTAGTTTTCCACAAACTGGTGAATCTAAAACTACTCTTCTATCGATTCTAGGGATGTTACTGATTGGACTTGTGTTAGCTGTCACATTTTATTACCGAAAGAAAAAAAGCTAA
- a CDS encoding YdcP family protein produces MELNYVVPNAEKTFGNLEYGGSGEVKTKRINGVPKVMSRAYKLFSSVQKADEILVVLPPEATEKNFDFMESVQLVNPRITAEGYKIGERGFTNYICLADDIIKL; encoded by the coding sequence ATGGAATTAAATTATGTTGTACCCAATGCTGAAAAGACTTTTGGCAATTTAGAATATGGTGGATCTGGAGAAGTAAAAACCAAACGAATCAATGGCGTTCCTAAAGTAATGAGTCGAGCGTATAAACTCTTCTCTAGTGTCCAAAAGGCAGATGAAATCTTAGTCGTTCTTCCACCAGAAGCAACTGAAAAAAACTTTGATTTCATGGAATCTGTTCAACTCGTTAACCCACGAATTACCGCAGAAGGTTATAAGATTGGTGAACGAGGATTTACGAATTACATTTGCCTTGCAGATGATATTATCAAACTATAA
- a CDS encoding YdcP family protein codes for MRLPEGITVLNKETFGTLLFSDLRREVFVYGEDGNVTAEVKERTYDLKSSNQGAMIQVGIPATVPLRAFPYNTKVQLVNPVVDTVANATFMGATVDWYIKADDIVEQTNEKATNSSTIPKEKSSSTK; via the coding sequence ATGAGATTACCCGAAGGCATTACCGTATTAAATAAAGAAACATTTGGCACCTTACTTTTTTCAGATTTGCGTAGAGAAGTTTTTGTTTATGGCGAAGATGGAAATGTGACTGCCGAGGTAAAAGAACGAACTTACGACTTAAAATCTAGTAACCAAGGTGCCATGATTCAAGTCGGAATTCCCGCCACTGTTCCATTACGAGCCTTTCCCTATAACACTAAAGTACAGCTCGTCAATCCAGTTGTTGATACTGTAGCGAACGCAACTTTTATGGGTGCAACGGTTGATTGGTATATTAAAGCGGATGATATTGTTGAACAAACGAACGAAAAAGCAACAAACAGTTCTACAATTCCAAAAGAAAAATCATCTTCGACAAAATAA
- a CDS encoding FtsK/SpoIIIE domain-containing protein yields the protein MTYRGSLIRYKHKRLVASFFSRLLLPSIFILLFLFHHHSIKQIHWSELSLVNLAPLTNFHVNIPYFLLSLTVSLLLCLLICYAFIEFRMDSFKQLQHRQKIARMIIDNNWYESETVTQDSFFKDLSSSKTKEKLTHFPRIYYRMKTGYLHISVEITMGQNQEQLLRLEKKLETGLYCDLVDKELQDGFVEYILLYDTIGSRISIEEVKASDGRLQLMKNAYWEYDSLPHMLLAGGTGGGKSYFILTLIKSLLETDAILYILDPKNYDLADLASVIPNVYFKKEDMIACLNQFYELMMQRTTEMKQMDSYQTGQNYAALGLPAHFLIFDEYIAFMDMIGRESTEVMSKIKQIVMLGRQMGFFIILACQRPDAKHLGDGIRNQFMFRVTLGRMSPLGYSMMYGDIEKDFFNKRIEGRGYADSGYSVVSEFYSPLVPKHYDFLKEIGAVYQKRENNGAPSEALGASDC from the coding sequence ATCACCTATAGAGGAAGTCTCATTCGCTATAAACATAAGCGATTAGTGGCTTCCTTTTTTAGTAGACTACTTCTTCCATCTATTTTTATATTGCTTTTCCTTTTTCACCACCACTCTATTAAACAGATTCATTGGTCCGAACTCAGTTTAGTAAATTTAGCACCTTTAACTAATTTTCATGTAAACATTCCGTATTTTCTACTCTCCTTAACTGTATCTTTATTATTATGCCTTCTTATCTGTTATGCGTTTATTGAATTTCGAATGGATTCTTTTAAGCAACTCCAACACCGTCAAAAAATTGCACGAATGATTATTGACAATAACTGGTATGAGTCTGAAACGGTCACTCAGGATTCTTTTTTCAAAGACCTTTCCTCCTCTAAAACAAAAGAAAAACTCACTCATTTCCCCAGAATCTATTATCGTATGAAAACTGGTTATCTCCATATTTCGGTTGAAATTACGATGGGACAAAACCAAGAACAGTTACTCCGATTAGAAAAGAAACTTGAAACAGGACTGTACTGTGATTTAGTGGATAAAGAGCTTCAAGATGGCTTTGTGGAGTATATTCTACTCTATGACACCATTGGTAGTCGTATTTCTATTGAGGAAGTAAAAGCTTCTGATGGTCGATTACAGTTGATGAAAAATGCGTATTGGGAATACGATTCCTTGCCACATATGTTGTTGGCTGGCGGAACAGGTGGCGGAAAGTCGTATTTTATTTTGACATTGATTAAGTCGCTACTAGAAACAGATGCTATTCTCTATATTCTTGATCCAAAGAATTATGATTTAGCAGACTTAGCTTCGGTCATTCCAAATGTCTATTTCAAAAAAGAAGACATGATTGCTTGTTTGAACCAATTTTATGAACTAATGATGCAACGAACAACTGAAATGAAACAAATGGATAGCTACCAAACTGGGCAAAACTATGCTGCTTTAGGTTTACCCGCCCATTTTCTGATTTTTGATGAATATATTGCCTTTATGGATATGATTGGGCGTGAAAGTACCGAAGTTATGAGTAAAATTAAGCAGATTGTTATGCTTGGAAGACAAATGGGGTTCTTTATCATTCTGGCTTGCCAACGACCAGATGCCAAACATTTAGGTGATGGGATTCGTAATCAATTTATGTTTCGGGTGACTTTAGGGCGCATGTCCCCTCTTGGCTATTCCATGATGTATGGCGATATTGAAAAGGACTTCTTTAACAAACGAATCGAAGGACGTGGCTATGCGGATTCTGGTTATAGTGTTGTTTCTGAATTTTATAGTCCCCTTGTTCCTAAACACTATGATTTTCTAAAAGAAATTGGTGCCGTCTATCAAAAGCGAGAAAACAACGGGGCGCCGAGCGAAGCTCTGGGCGCATCCGATTGTTGA
- a CDS encoding XRE family transcriptional regulator: protein MKILPPIHYTGIQLKNSRLMAGITQQELSIRSNVSRSYISKMEQCKRIPNSLNLEKLNQVLNQLNPEQPLYCLFDYVRIRLDTHDSAMVIEQLLGLKKDYMLYEDRGFYGYVAMYSFDTIKVMLSPDGDNKGTLIELSGQGCRSFESFLTAQSCTWFDFFRKCKQADGHFTRLDIAINDRQGILSIETLLEKVMNSECVTRFKTCDFNGSRRFLTGESQGTTLYLGSKKGEVYFCFYQKNYEELRKKGVALEDAKIINRYELRFKNKRAESVVADLLNRNRIDNTVFETINHYLRFVDSDGTKRRTNLSENKEWALFIGNYHGNLRLVTEPNEVFYEKSVNWWRKSIAPTTKMLLIIDDNLKTEVVNNMIDEATLNEKQKHIIRVLTTPITDVLSVNQDG, encoded by the coding sequence GTGAAGATTCTCCCTCCAATCCACTATACAGGCATTCAACTAAAGAACAGCCGCTTAATGGCGGGCATTACCCAACAAGAATTATCCATACGTTCCAATGTTTCTCGTTCCTATATTTCCAAAATGGAGCAATGCAAACGTATCCCTAACTCCTTAAACTTAGAAAAACTCAACCAAGTGTTAAATCAATTAAATCCAGAACAGCCCCTCTATTGTCTTTTTGATTATGTACGTATTCGATTAGATACACATGATTCAGCTATGGTCATTGAACAATTACTCGGCTTGAAAAAGGACTATATGTTGTATGAAGACCGGGGATTTTATGGATATGTAGCCATGTATTCCTTTGACACGATTAAGGTGATGCTATCTCCTGATGGCGATAATAAAGGCACACTGATTGAGTTATCTGGTCAAGGCTGTCGCTCTTTTGAAAGCTTTCTAACAGCTCAATCTTGTACATGGTTTGACTTTTTCCGCAAATGCAAACAAGCTGATGGACATTTTACTCGTTTAGATATTGCGATTAATGATCGACAAGGCATTTTATCCATTGAAACATTGTTAGAAAAAGTCATGAACAGTGAATGTGTAACTCGTTTTAAAACCTGTGATTTTAATGGTTCTAGACGATTTTTAACTGGGGAATCCCAAGGAACTACTCTTTACCTTGGTTCAAAAAAAGGTGAGGTTTATTTTTGTTTTTACCAAAAGAATTATGAAGAACTTCGTAAAAAAGGTGTTGCTTTAGAAGATGCAAAAATTATCAACCGTTATGAACTACGCTTCAAAAATAAACGTGCGGAATCCGTTGTTGCTGATTTATTAAATCGAAATCGAATTGATAATACAGTCTTTGAAACCATTAATCACTATTTACGTTTTGTCGATTCAGATGGTACAAAGCGTCGAACCAATTTAAGTGAAAATAAAGAGTGGGCTTTATTTATCGGAAACTATCATGGAAATCTTCGGTTAGTTACAGAACCAAATGAAGTTTTCTATGAAAAATCGGTTAATTGGTGGCGAAAAAGTATTGCCCCCACCACTAAAATGTTGCTGATTATAGATGATAATCTAAAAACAGAAGTTGTAAACAATATGATTGATGAAGCTACATTAAACGAAAAACAAAAACATATCATCCGAGTTCTAACTACCCCAATTACAGATGTTTTAAGTGTAAATCAGGATGGATAA
- a CDS encoding DNA cytosine methyltransferase, whose amino-acid sequence MKFLDLFSGIGGFRLGMEAAGHQCIGFCEIDKFARKSYKAIFDTRNEVEMHDITTISDDFIRQLGSIDIFCGGFPCQAFSIAGNRRGFSDTRGTLFFEIARFASILRPRILFLENVKGLLSHERGTTFETILRALDELGYDLQWQLLNSKDYVPQSRERVFIIGHLRGTSRTQIFPIERPQKTNTSNSRLTINQNPSKIFIKEATIRGYSEAVPGDSVNISFLNSTERRGRVGKQIANTLLTSEIQAVITPDFQIRKFTPRESWRLQGFPDWAFERAEKVNSDNQLYKQAGNSVTVPVIYDIAKRFI is encoded by the coding sequence ATGAAATTTTTAGATTTATTTTCTGGAATTGGTGGCTTTCGATTAGGAATGGAAGCCGCTGGGCATCAATGTATTGGCTTTTGTGAAATCGATAAATTTGCCAGAAAAAGTTATAAAGCAATTTTTGATACAAGAAATGAGGTTGAAATGCATGACATTACCACCATTTCAGATGACTTTATTAGACAACTTGGATCCATTGATATTTTCTGTGGCGGATTTCCGTGCCAAGCTTTCAGTATTGCCGGAAACAGAAGAGGTTTTTCAGACACTCGAGGAACTCTCTTTTTTGAGATTGCACGCTTCGCATCTATTCTCAGACCTCGGATTCTATTCCTTGAAAATGTCAAAGGACTCCTCAGTCACGAAAGAGGGACTACGTTTGAAACAATCCTCCGAGCGTTGGATGAACTTGGGTATGACCTTCAATGGCAACTGCTTAACTCTAAGGATTACGTTCCCCAAAGCCGAGAACGAGTTTTCATTATTGGACATCTTAGAGGAACAAGTCGCACCCAAATATTTCCTATCGAAAGACCACAAAAAACAAATACTTCTAACAGTCGACTAACTATTAACCAAAATCCTTCCAAAATTTTTATCAAAGAAGCAACGATTCGAGGATACTCGGAAGCTGTACCTGGAGATAGTGTGAATATTTCTTTTTTGAATTCAACAGAACGACGAGGACGTGTTGGAAAGCAAATCGCTAATACATTATTAACTTCTGAAATCCAAGCTGTGATTACACCTGATTTCCAAATTAGAAAGTTTACCCCTCGAGAAAGTTGGCGACTACAAGGATTTCCAGATTGGGCTTTTGAACGAGCAGAAAAAGTAAATTCCGATAATCAATTATACAAACAAGCCGGGAATAGTGTGACTGTCCCGGTTATTTATGATATTGCGAAACGATTTATCTAA
- a CDS encoding antirestriction protein ArdA, producing the protein MTEMQVYIANLGKYNEGELVGGWFSPPVDFEVVSEQIGLNEEYEEYAIHDYELPFTIDEYTPIDEVNRLCELVFELEGTDIYDELSEIQSYWFNDIEDLIEHKDDIMCYSDCDSMEDVARYYVEETGSLGEIPNHLQNYIDYQALGRDIEIEGSYLITSHGVFEYLS; encoded by the coding sequence ATGACAGAAATGCAAGTTTATATTGCAAACTTAGGAAAATACAATGAAGGCGAATTGGTTGGTGGTTGGTTCTCCCCTCCAGTTGATTTTGAAGTCGTCTCCGAACAAATTGGATTAAATGAGGAGTATGAAGAATACGCGATTCACGATTACGAACTGCCCTTTACGATTGATGAATACACACCAATTGATGAAGTGAATCGTCTTTGTGAGTTGGTTTTCGAATTAGAAGGTACAGATATTTATGATGAACTATCAGAAATTCAAAGTTACTGGTTTAATGACATTGAAGATTTAATTGAGCATAAAGATGATATTATGTGTTACTCAGATTGTGATTCTATGGAAGATGTCGCACGGTATTATGTAGAGGAAACGGGCAGTCTTGGTGAGATTCCTAATCATTTACAGAACTATATTGATTATCAGGCATTAGGGCGAGATATAGAAATTGAGGGAAGTTATTTGATAACTTCCCATGGGGTGTTTGAATATTTAAGCTAG
- a CDS encoding conjugal transfer protein, with product MKKVKSYTSIWNVEKVIYAINDLTLPFPVTFTQMTWFVLSLFTVMLFSSIPPLSFIEGAFLKYLGIPIFITWFMSQKTFDGKKPYGFLKSLILFILCPKLTFSGKPVKLTKKKINSSITTVRSETYDLSD from the coding sequence ATGAAAAAAGTTAAAAGCTACACTAGTATATGGAACGTCGAAAAAGTAATCTACGCTATCAATGACCTAACACTCCCTTTCCCCGTCACCTTCACCCAGATGACATGGTTCGTCCTCTCTTTGTTCACCGTAATGCTCTTCTCCTCCATTCCCCCTCTTTCATTTATTGAGGGGGCTTTTTTAAAGTATTTGGGAATCCCCATTTTCATTACTTGGTTCATGTCGCAAAAAACATTTGATGGGAAAAAGCCTTATGGATTCCTGAAATCCCTCATTCTCTTTATCCTCTGTCCTAAACTAACTTTTTCTGGAAAGCCAGTAAAATTAACTAAGAAAAAAATCAATTCCTCTATCACTACAGTTAGGAGTGAAACCTATGACCTATCCGATTAA
- a CDS encoding Z1 domain-containing protein, translating into MIDYEIDYELVEKYLDVARSAVESEKNFCLRYEDIIEHLKPYQNIFKMNEETFEVLTRRVLDDVSVSLDEGEILQKNPNSNWFVQTRIDRGTVRFDAYEKYLEHVSEYSTNVITSISNNMDKVMNSIGDPLSDTSFFSKGLVIGDVQSGKTGNFIALMNKAADAGYNMIVVTTGTIEKLRRQTQERIEQGFGGFDSGEFDVKRTIKNWNKDLEALMVTTKKADFKKNVNFTTAISKSVPMVAVIKKNKTSLESLAEWLEKHNGNNIDKSLLFIDDEADNATINTKDANDPTTINLGIRNILSLFKRTSYVGFTATPFANVLINHTESDDLFPTDFIQVLDTPSNYMGASNIFPEEGKYHSILRLNEDAKQHFEIPKDQRKNFIVEELPESLKKAIKVFFIQNVIRDLRGDKNKHRSMLVNVSHLVYVQKQVNDLITNEVGELKRQIKQYIDEENSSIHKQFKQIFENEFSNIPETWDRVHKKMYVSTDSINNEVINAQNKGFQYEDYQNGARIIAVGGFALSRGLTLEGKTMLHLSQQF; encoded by the coding sequence ATGATTGATTATGAAATTGATTATGAATTAGTAGAAAAATATCTTGATGTAGCTAGATCTGCGGTTGAAAGTGAAAAAAATTTTTGTTTACGTTATGAAGATATCATTGAGCATCTAAAGCCATACCAAAATATTTTTAAGATGAATGAAGAAACTTTTGAAGTACTGACACGTCGTGTACTTGATGATGTAAGTGTTTCATTAGATGAAGGAGAGATTTTACAGAAGAATCCAAATTCTAATTGGTTTGTTCAAACACGTATTGATCGTGGAACGGTAAGATTTGATGCATACGAAAAGTATTTGGAACATGTTTCTGAATATTCAACAAATGTAATTACTTCTATAAGTAATAATATGGATAAAGTAATGAATAGTATTGGTGATCCACTATCGGATACAAGTTTTTTTAGCAAAGGCTTAGTAATTGGAGATGTTCAATCTGGAAAGACTGGAAACTTTATTGCTTTGATGAATAAAGCAGCTGATGCAGGATACAATATGATTGTTGTAACAACTGGAACAATTGAAAAATTACGTCGACAAACTCAAGAGCGTATTGAGCAAGGTTTTGGAGGGTTTGATTCAGGTGAGTTTGATGTAAAGAGAACTATAAAAAATTGGAATAAAGATTTAGAAGCATTGATGGTGACAACAAAAAAAGCAGATTTCAAGAAAAATGTTAATTTTACAACAGCTATTTCAAAATCTGTTCCTATGGTTGCTGTTATTAAAAAAAATAAAACTTCTTTAGAAAGTCTTGCAGAATGGTTAGAAAAACATAACGGTAATAATATTGATAAAAGTTTATTATTTATCGATGATGAAGCAGATAATGCTACAATTAATACTAAAGATGCGAATGATCCAACAACAATCAATTTAGGAATAAGAAATATTTTATCGTTGTTTAAAAGGACAAGTTATGTTGGCTTTACTGCAACTCCGTTTGCAAATGTTTTAATTAATCATACAGAAAGTGATGATCTATTCCCAACTGATTTTATACAAGTTTTAGATACACCATCCAATTACATGGGTGCTTCGAATATTTTTCCGGAGGAAGGTAAGTATCATAGTATATTAAGGCTTAATGAAGATGCGAAACAACATTTTGAAATTCCTAAAGATCAAAGAAAAAATTTTATTGTTGAAGAATTACCAGAAAGTTTAAAAAAAGCTATAAAAGTATTCTTTATTCAAAATGTAATTCGAGATTTAAGAGGAGATAAAAATAAGCACCGTTCGATGTTAGTTAATGTTAGTCATCTGGTATATGTACAAAAACAAGTAAATGATTTAATCACTAACGAAGTTGGAGAATTAAAACGACAAATTAAGCAATATATTGATGAAGAAAATTCTTCAATTCATAAGCAATTTAAGCAGATATTTGAGAATGAATTTTCCAATATTCCTGAAACATGGGATCGAGTTCATAAAAAAATGTATGTTTCGACTGATTCAATTAATAATGAGGTTATAAATGCTCAAAATAAAGGATTTCAATATGAAGATTATCAAAATGGTGCACGTATTATTGCTGTAGGTGGATTTGCACTTTCTCGTGGTTTGACACTTGAAGGAAAGACCATGCTTCATCTAAGTCAACAATTTTGA